The following are from one region of the Flavobacteriaceae bacterium UJ101 genome:
- a CDS encoding glucose transport protein (Belongs to the major facilitator superfamily. Sugar transporter (TC 2.A.1.1) family.), whose product MNKTYIRYISLVVALGGFLLGFDSAVIAGVNPFIEDYFFMSELELGFSGACVILGAMLGNLFSGIISEKYGRKRTLIFTAVLFTFSAITSALADDFWMFLVARFIGGVGVGGALLIAPIYIAEIAPPDLRGFLVSFNQFNIVLGIFIAFLSNYFLKDLEENSWRWMLGVETFPAMLYFLLLWTVPKSPRWLMSIKNNEEEAKRILMRFGGEHYTEKTLVEIKKGIKEEQSLKRGSLSDLFKKKYNLIMLIAFGLAFFQQITGINAIFYYAPTIFEQAGGGLESTFIQSLIVSVINLFFTIIAMILIDRLGRKPLLLIGSAMMTIALGITSYAFSNRIYTISHEKMTSFESSIKALDDKITILNLDEQSNKAIKRVEMLMIEKKILSKVYSNLKENLGNSFDSQKIFSDVIGKGLSMQELNTMKREVPNKFIVVNAQLILIGILLFVAAFAISLGPIMWALFSEIFPVHIKAIAISVVGFFNSFVSFVVAYLFPWILVNLGPSVTFFIFTTFAALTFVFTWGIVRETKGKTLEDLEKELILN is encoded by the coding sequence ATGAACAAAACGTATATTCGATATATTAGTTTAGTTGTAGCGTTAGGAGGCTTTCTTTTAGGGTTTGATAGCGCTGTAATTGCAGGTGTAAATCCTTTTATTGAAGATTATTTCTTTATGTCAGAATTGGAATTAGGGTTTTCAGGAGCATGTGTTATTTTAGGAGCAATGTTAGGGAATTTATTCTCGGGAATAATAAGTGAAAAATATGGACGTAAAAGAACACTAATTTTCACTGCTGTTTTGTTCACTTTTTCTGCAATAACCTCTGCTTTGGCTGATGATTTTTGGATGTTTCTAGTAGCTCGATTTATTGGTGGAGTTGGAGTTGGAGGAGCATTATTAATTGCTCCAATTTATATAGCAGAAATAGCCCCACCGGATTTAAGGGGTTTTTTAGTTTCGTTTAATCAATTTAATATTGTATTGGGAATATTTATTGCTTTCTTATCTAATTATTTTTTAAAAGATTTGGAAGAGAATAGTTGGCGTTGGATGCTTGGTGTTGAGACATTCCCAGCTATGTTATATTTTCTACTATTATGGACGGTTCCTAAGAGTCCCAGATGGCTTATGTCTATCAAAAATAATGAAGAAGAAGCCAAAAGAATATTGATGAGGTTTGGAGGAGAACATTATACAGAAAAAACATTAGTTGAAATAAAAAAAGGAATTAAAGAGGAACAAAGTTTAAAAAGAGGTTCTTTAAGTGATTTATTTAAGAAAAAATATAATTTGATTATGTTAATTGCGTTTGGTTTAGCTTTTTTTCAACAGATAACAGGGATCAACGCAATATTTTATTATGCTCCGACAATTTTTGAACAAGCTGGTGGAGGTTTAGAAAGTACATTTATACAATCTCTAATTGTTAGTGTGATTAATTTGTTTTTTACAATAATAGCTATGATCTTAATTGATCGATTAGGAAGGAAACCATTACTTTTAATAGGCTCAGCTATGATGACTATAGCATTAGGGATAACTTCTTATGCCTTTAGTAATCGGATTTATACTATTTCACATGAAAAAATGACTTCTTTTGAAAGTTCTATTAAAGCATTAGATGATAAAATAACAATCCTAAATTTAGATGAACAATCAAATAAAGCAATAAAGAGAGTTGAAATGCTTATGATTGAAAAAAAAATATTAAGTAAGGTTTATTCTAATTTGAAAGAAAATTTGGGGAACTCATTTGATAGTCAAAAAATATTTTCTGATGTAATCGGTAAAGGCTTATCAATGCAAGAATTAAACACAATGAAAAGAGAAGTTCCTAATAAATTTATTGTAGTAAATGCTCAATTGATTTTAATAGGAATATTATTATTTGTTGCTGCATTTGCAATTTCATTGGGTCCAATTATGTGGGCATTGTTTTCAGAAATCTTTCCTGTGCATATAAAAGCAATTGCTATTTCTGTGGTGGGTTTTTTTAATTCTTTTGTGAGTTTTGTTGTTGCTTATTTATTTCCGTGGATATTAGTGAATTTAGGTCCTAGTGTGACATTTTTTATATTCACCACTTTTGCAGCGTTAACTTTTGT
- a CDS encoding licheninase (Shows activity on lichenan, beta-glucan and laminarin but not on CMC cellulose or xylan. Belongs to the glycosyl hydrolase 16 family; Contains 1 GH16 (glycosyl hydrolase family 16) domain.; KEGG: cps:CPS_3723 licheninase), whose protein sequence is MKNRIFLIKLGLILCVTLLWVGCNDDKNYELGQVVVPTGTIVNAVVSTDGSGLTSFEVSGDNVITYKVDFGDGTTGVFQSSTFSKNYGSSGTYVVTVTPYGVAGVSGDVATTTLTIEVDFSLPETFIQNLTGGSSKIWYWDVATAGYLGVGPGDAGEPVWYTSSPYEHEAVGCMFDDMFVFSYDAINEKVTYNYNNIEASYFNTDFTPSGSDECVNVDTSGDYEAVLGLATSDVLSESESTKVNIALTGSGEGNFMGYFAGGDGNYEVISLTASTMYVRWVDSAGRAWYQKFTTTEPGSGSGGDSECASGETGVVPDGTYTLIWQDEFNVDGAPCSENWTFDIGTGDNGWGNAEEQYYTDREDNVIVENGFLKITAKKEDYQGSNYTSARLKTQGIFDFKYGKVDIHAKLPEGVGTWPAFWMLGSNFDTVGWPACGEIDIMEHVGVNQEEVLSTLHYPNFSGGSGPGGKTTVSDVSNKFHTYSIEWDESWIKFSIDGYPVHFQFQNESSLPFNQNFFLILNIAMGGTLGGTIDSNFSESTMEIDFIRVFQK, encoded by the coding sequence ATGAAAAATAGAATATTTTTGATAAAATTAGGGTTAATTTTATGTGTAACTCTTTTATGGGTAGGGTGTAATGATGATAAAAACTATGAGTTAGGACAAGTCGTTGTGCCTACAGGAACAATAGTAAATGCGGTTGTCAGTACAGATGGATCAGGTTTGACAAGTTTTGAGGTTTCAGGAGACAATGTGATTACCTATAAAGTAGATTTTGGAGATGGGACAACAGGTGTTTTTCAATCTTCAACTTTTTCCAAAAACTATGGTAGTAGTGGTACTTATGTGGTAACAGTTACTCCTTATGGAGTGGCTGGAGTAAGTGGTGACGTTGCGACAACTACTTTAACTATAGAGGTTGATTTTTCCCTACCGGAAACATTTATTCAAAATTTAACAGGAGGTTCAAGTAAAATATGGTATTGGGATGTTGCAACAGCAGGTTATTTAGGTGTCGGACCTGGAGATGCAGGAGAACCCGTTTGGTATACTTCTTCTCCCTATGAGCATGAAGCAGTAGGTTGTATGTTTGATGATATGTTTGTTTTTTCATATGATGCTATTAATGAAAAAGTTACATATAATTATAATAATATTGAGGCGTCTTATTTTAATACGGATTTTACTCCTAGTGGAAGTGATGAATGTGTTAATGTAGATACATCTGGTGATTATGAAGCTGTGTTAGGATTAGCAACCAGTGATGTTTTGTCTGAATCGGAATCTACTAAGGTTAATATTGCACTAACGGGTTCTGGTGAAGGAAATTTTATGGGGTATTTTGCAGGTGGAGATGGAAATTATGAAGTAATTTCATTAACAGCATCTACAATGTACGTCCGTTGGGTTGATAGTGCAGGAAGAGCTTGGTATCAAAAATTTACAACTACAGAGCCGGGTTCAGGTTCAGGGGGTGATTCAGAATGTGCTTCTGGAGAGACAGGGGTAGTTCCTGATGGAACTTATACATTAATATGGCAAGATGAATTTAATGTAGATGGAGCTCCATGTTCTGAAAATTGGACATTTGATATAGGGACAGGAGATAATGGATGGGGTAATGCTGAAGAGCAGTATTATACAGATCGCGAAGATAATGTTATAGTAGAAAATGGTTTTTTAAAAATTACAGCTAAAAAAGAAGATTATCAAGGGAGTAATTATACTTCTGCTCGTTTAAAAACTCAAGGTATATTTGATTTTAAATATGGAAAGGTTGATATTCATGCAAAATTACCTGAAGGAGTAGGAACATGGCCTGCGTTTTGGATGTTAGGATCTAATTTTGATACAGTTGGTTGGCCTGCATGTGGTGAAATTGATATTATGGAACATGTAGGAGTTAATCAGGAAGAAGTTTTGAGTACGTTGCATTATCCTAATTTTTCAGGAGGAAGTGGACCAGGTGGAAAAACAACAGTTTCAGATGTCTCAAATAAATTTCATACATATTCAATTGAATGGGATGAATCTTGGATTAAATTTAGTATAGATGGCTATCCTGTTCATTTTCAATTTCAAAATGAATCATCATTGCCTTTTAATCAAAATTTCTTCTTGATTTTAAATATAGCAATGGGAGGAACTTTGGGAGGAACCATTGATTCTAATTTTTCTGAATCAACCATGGAAATAGATTTTATTAGAGTTTTTCAAAAATGA
- a CDS encoding tonB-dependent receptor SusC (Mediates transport of starch oligosaccharides from the surface of the outer membrane to the periplasm for subsequent degradation; Belongs to the TonB-dependent receptor family.) produces the protein MLICSNFIWSQQVIKGIITDGEGERLPEVSVMIKGTENEVYSDLDGSYEITAEKGDILIFSFLGMDDQEVIVSDSPDIDMVLTEGGTEIDEVTVVAVGFGNQELKKVSAAMSQVGEDIIQQIKPVRVEEALQGSASGVTVMGTGVPGEKPKVLIRGIPTNGNSDPLVIIDGVQLTLADFNALNPDDVKSINVIKDASAAIYGVKGANGVILVELKKGRKNMRPKISYTGYYGIQEVPRTIDVLNAQEYAAIRNEAAIASGEDLVFNNIASLGEGTDWQDEIFKTAPIMTHTLSLRGGGENTTYLFSTGYLSQGGIVGGEKNNFFDRLTVTSNVSTNFLERFNLSINTNYTNIKNKSVQESGYGGIIGNALNMDPTTPAYNADGSFGTSDYITQEIKNPLAMLANNFNENETNKISGKIELGADLAKGLKATSRFGYAYSNVDYKGFNPFVYYGDEHNQTSRGVDTNGIEQSVLIYNSATGKYEMNGEVTPSGSNTVTENKTTYYTSTWDNFINYDISLNDKHNFQSVVGISLQKNKGDQLSATRQGVPYNSWEFADISSATGTIEGGRDNASWQYDETNLSYFARLNYDYEGKYLLSGIYRRDGSTKFGDNYKFGNFWSISGGWVITKEDFFNLNAVNYLKLRGSYGITGNDQIRNYQYVERINGFPNYTFDDSITNGSTALNYANPDVHWEEQGQWNIGFDSEFWNNMVSLSFDYYQKETKDLLFQPELSGYFGIAEAPYSNIGTVENSGIDLTLNFKHELTNNFKINTGVTVTTIKNEVTEVNAEQNYQEGGAVGIPEVNLTRFQEGYAAGYFYGYKTDGIFQSQAEIDEHAIQTGAAPGDFRYVDINGDGIINDSDKTEIGNPFPDVIIGWNLGANYKGFDFALNTVSFIGNDVYRAYERNSVPTNRYASVLDRWTGTGTSNTTPRVTNVDSNRNTRISDYYVEDGSFLKIKNISLGYTIPKESMSKVGLESVRVYAAVKNAFTFTNYSGYDPEISAQSDDSFSSNILETGIDRGRYPQPRIWSMGININF, from the coding sequence ATGTTAATTTGCTCTAATTTTATATGGAGTCAACAAGTCATAAAAGGTATCATTACTGATGGAGAAGGAGAACGTTTACCTGAAGTATCTGTAATGATAAAAGGAACTGAAAATGAAGTTTATTCAGATCTAGATGGAAGTTATGAAATTACTGCTGAGAAAGGAGATATATTAATTTTTTCTTTTTTAGGAATGGATGATCAAGAAGTAATCGTTAGTGATTCTCCAGATATTGATATGGTTTTAACAGAAGGAGGAACTGAAATAGATGAAGTGACCGTTGTGGCTGTTGGGTTTGGAAATCAAGAATTGAAGAAGGTTTCTGCAGCAATGTCACAAGTAGGAGAGGATATAATACAGCAAATAAAACCAGTACGTGTTGAAGAAGCTCTGCAGGGGTCAGCATCTGGAGTTACGGTTATGGGAACGGGTGTTCCTGGTGAAAAACCTAAAGTTTTAATAAGAGGGATTCCTACAAATGGAAATTCAGACCCTTTAGTTATTATTGATGGAGTACAACTTACTTTAGCAGATTTTAATGCATTAAATCCAGATGATGTTAAATCGATCAATGTAATAAAAGATGCTTCTGCTGCTATTTATGGAGTGAAGGGAGCTAATGGAGTTATATTAGTGGAACTAAAAAAGGGGCGTAAAAATATGCGTCCTAAAATTTCGTATACGGGATATTATGGGATTCAAGAAGTTCCACGGACTATAGATGTTTTGAATGCACAAGAATATGCTGCAATTCGAAATGAAGCAGCTATTGCTTCAGGTGAAGATTTAGTTTTTAATAATATAGCTTCTTTAGGAGAAGGAACAGATTGGCAAGATGAAATTTTTAAAACAGCTCCAATTATGACACACACACTTTCTTTAAGGGGAGGAGGCGAAAATACTACCTATTTATTTTCAACAGGCTATTTAAGTCAAGGAGGTATTGTTGGAGGAGAAAAAAATAACTTCTTTGATCGATTGACAGTTACATCAAATGTATCTACGAATTTTTTAGAACGATTTAATTTAAGTATTAATACTAATTATACTAACATTAAAAATAAATCTGTTCAGGAGTCTGGCTATGGAGGAATTATAGGTAATGCTTTAAATATGGATCCTACAACTCCAGCATATAATGCTGATGGTTCCTTTGGTACCTCAGATTATATAACACAAGAGATTAAGAATCCGTTAGCTATGTTAGCTAATAATTTTAATGAAAATGAAACAAATAAGATCTCAGGTAAAATTGAATTAGGAGCTGATTTAGCAAAAGGTTTAAAAGCAACATCACGTTTTGGATATGCATATTCTAATGTAGATTATAAAGGATTTAATCCCTTTGTTTACTATGGAGATGAGCATAATCAAACTAGTAGAGGAGTGGATACTAATGGAATTGAACAATCTGTTCTAATATATAATTCTGCAACAGGTAAATACGAAATGAATGGAGAGGTAACGCCAAGTGGTTCTAATACAGTTACAGAAAATAAAACAACATATTATACTAGTACTTGGGATAATTTTATAAACTATGATATTTCATTAAATGATAAGCATAATTTTCAATCGGTTGTTGGGATATCTTTACAAAAAAATAAAGGAGATCAGTTGTCTGCAACGAGACAAGGAGTACCTTATAATTCATGGGAATTTGCTGATATTAGCTCAGCTACAGGTACAATTGAAGGAGGGAGAGATAATGCTTCGTGGCAGTATGATGAAACTAATCTTTCTTATTTCGCACGTTTAAATTATGATTATGAAGGTAAATATTTGTTGTCAGGTATATATAGAAGAGATGGATCAACCAAATTTGGAGATAATTATAAATTTGGTAATTTTTGGTCAATATCTGGAGGATGGGTTATTACAAAAGAAGATTTCTTTAATTTAAATGCTGTAAATTATTTGAAATTAAGAGGATCTTATGGAATTACAGGAAATGATCAAATCAGAAATTATCAATATGTAGAACGTATCAATGGTTTTCCTAATTATACATTTGATGACTCTATAACAAATGGTTCAACTGCTTTAAATTATGCTAATCCTGATGTTCATTGGGAAGAGCAAGGACAGTGGAATATTGGTTTTGATTCTGAATTTTGGAATAATATGGTTTCGTTATCTTTTGATTATTATCAAAAAGAAACCAAAGACTTACTATTTCAACCTGAATTATCAGGTTATTTTGGAATAGCAGAAGCTCCCTACTCAAATATTGGAACAGTAGAAAATAGTGGTATTGATTTAACGTTAAATTTTAAACATGAGTTAACGAATAATTTTAAAATTAATACAGGTGTAACTGTGACTACTATAAAAAATGAAGTTACAGAGGTAAATGCAGAGCAAAACTATCAAGAAGGAGGAGCTGTTGGTATTCCTGAGGTTAATTTGACTCGCTTTCAAGAGGGATATGCTGCAGGTTATTTTTACGGGTATAAAACCGATGGGATTTTTCAATCTCAAGCAGAAATTGATGAACATGCTATACAAACAGGTGCGGCTCCTGGAGATTTTCGTTATGTAGATATTAATGGAGATGGTATTATTAATGACAGTGATAAAACAGAAATAGGAAATCCTTTTCCAGACGTTATAATAGGCTGGAATCTAGGTGCAAATTATAAAGGGTTTGATTTTGCATTGAACACAGTTAGTTTTATTGGAAATGATGTGTATAGGGCTTATGAACGAAACTCTGTGCCTACAAACCGTTATGCTAGTGTTTTAGATAGATGGACAGGAACAGGAACTTCAAACACAACACCTAGAGTTACAAATGTTGATTCTAATAGAAATACTCGTATTTCAGATTATTATGTTGAGGATGGATCTTTCTTGAAAATAAAGAATATTTCATTAGGATATACAATTCCTAAAGAGTCAATGAGTAAGGTTGGTCTAGAGAGTGTTCGTGTTTATGCAGCTGTTAAAAATGCTTTTACTTTTACTAATTATTCAGGTTATGATCCCGAAATATCAGCTCAATCAGATGATAGTTTTAGTAGTAACATTTTAGAGACAGGTATTGATAGAGGGCGTTATCCACAACCTAGAATATGGTCGATGGGGATAAATATTAATTTTTAA
- the dapD gene encoding 2,3,4,5-tetrahydropyridine-2,6-dicarboxylate N-succinyltransferase (Belongs to the transferase hexapeptide repeat family.; KEGG: coc:Coch_1416 2,3,4,5-tetrahydropyridine-2-carboxylate N-succinyltransferase) yields MEAIKNIIEKAWDNRDLLKEQSTQDAVRKIVSLLDKGEIRVAEPVGDQWQVNEWVKKAVVMYFPIQAMETIEIGPFEFHDKIPLKKNYKEQGVRVVPHAIARHGSYLAEGTIMMPSYVNIGAYVDGGTMVDTWATVGSCAQIGKNVHLSGGVGIGGVLEPLQAAPVIIEDNAFIGSRCIVVEGVHVGKEAVLGANVVLTASTKIIDVTGDEPKEFKGFVPPRSVVIPGSYPKKFAAGTYNVPCALIIGTRKESTNKKTSLNDALREYDVSV; encoded by the coding sequence ATGGAAGCTATTAAAAATATAATTGAAAAAGCGTGGGATAATCGCGATTTATTAAAAGAACAAAGCACACAAGATGCTGTTAGAAAGATTGTTTCATTATTAGATAAAGGTGAAATTCGTGTAGCAGAACCTGTTGGTGACCAATGGCAAGTAAACGAGTGGGTAAAAAAAGCTGTTGTAATGTACTTCCCTATTCAAGCTATGGAAACGATTGAAATAGGTCCTTTTGAATTTCATGATAAAATTCCTTTAAAAAAGAATTATAAAGAGCAAGGTGTTCGTGTTGTACCACATGCTATTGCACGACATGGATCTTATTTAGCTGAAGGAACCATTATGATGCCTTCTTATGTAAATATAGGAGCTTATGTTGACGGAGGAACTATGGTAGATACTTGGGCTACAGTTGGTTCTTGTGCTCAAATTGGTAAAAATGTTCACTTAAGCGGTGGTGTTGGAATAGGTGGGGTTTTAGAACCTTTACAAGCAGCCCCTGTTATTATTGAAGATAATGCTTTTATCGGATCACGTTGTATCGTTGTAGAAGGTGTTCATGTAGGTAAAGAAGCAGTTTTGGGTGCTAATGTTGTATTAACAGCTTCTACCAAAATTATTGATGTCACAGGAGATGAACCTAAAGAATTTAAAGGTTTTGTACCTCCTCGTTCAGTTGTTATCCCAGGAAGTTATCCTAAAAAGTTTGCTGCCGGTACTTATAATGTTCCTTGTGCTTTAATTATCGGAACACGTAAAGAAAGTACAAACAAAAAAACATCTTTAAATGACGCACTTCGTGAATATGATGTTTCTGTTTAA
- a CDS encoding elongation factor (Catalyzes the GTP-dependent ribosomal translocation step during translation elongation. During this step, the ribosome changes from the pre-translocational (PRE) to the post- translocational (POST) state as the newly formed A-site-bound peptidyl-tRNA and P-site-bound deacylated tRNA move to the P and E sites, respectively. Catalyzes the coordinated movement of the two tRNA molecules, the mRNA and conformational changes in the ribosome; Belongs to the TRAFAC class translation factor GTPase superfamily. Classic translation factor GTPase family. EF-G/EF-2 subfamily; Contains 1 tr-type G (guanine nucleotide-binding) domain.), which produces MSNSMRNIAIIAHVDHGKTTLVDKIMYHCQLFRENENTGDLILDNNDLERERGITITSKNVSVNYKGTKINIIDTPGHADFGGEVERVLNMADGVLLLVDAFEGPMPQTRFVLQKAINLKLKPIVVVNKVDKENCTPEEVHEKVFDLMFELGAEEWQMDFPCVYGSAKNNWMSEDWKVQTENIEPLLDMVVEHIPAPKVDVEGTPQMLITSLDFSSFTGRIAIGRLQRGILKENQQVSLVKRDGSILKSKIKEIHTFDGLGRKKVGQVEAGDICAIVGLEGFEIGDTIADAENPEGLETIAIDEPTMSMLFTINDSPFFGKEGKFVTSRHIKERLEKELEKNLALRVEETNSADKFLVYGRGILHLSVLIETMRREGYELQIGQPQVIIKEIDGQKCEPFEELTIDLPESVSGKAVEMVSLRKGEMLSMEAKGERMVCEFIIPSRGIIGLRNQLLTATAGEAIMAHRFKEYQPIKGGIPERLNGSLISMEKGTAIPYSLDKLQDRGKFFVEPGEDIYEGQVIGENARREDMVVNITKTKKLSNVRSAGADDKVKIAPAIKFSLEEALEFIQKDEYVEVTPGNIRLRKILLTENERKRAGNKT; this is translated from the coding sequence ATGTCGAATTCAATGCGCAATATTGCGATTATCGCACACGTTGACCATGGTAAAACTACTTTGGTAGATAAAATTATGTACCATTGTCAACTGTTTAGAGAAAATGAAAATACAGGAGATTTAATTTTAGATAATAATGATCTAGAAAGAGAAAGAGGGATTACAATTACCTCTAAAAACGTTTCGGTAAATTATAAAGGAACTAAAATTAACATTATTGATACTCCGGGACACGCCGATTTTGGAGGTGAGGTTGAGCGCGTATTGAATATGGCAGATGGAGTGCTACTTTTAGTAGATGCTTTTGAAGGTCCTATGCCTCAAACACGTTTTGTACTACAAAAAGCAATTAATTTAAAGTTAAAACCAATTGTAGTTGTAAACAAAGTAGATAAAGAAAACTGTACACCTGAAGAAGTACATGAGAAGGTTTTCGATTTAATGTTTGAATTGGGAGCAGAAGAATGGCAAATGGATTTTCCATGTGTGTATGGTTCTGCTAAAAATAACTGGATGAGTGAAGATTGGAAAGTTCAAACAGAAAATATCGAACCATTGTTGGATATGGTTGTAGAGCATATTCCTGCACCAAAAGTAGATGTAGAGGGAACACCTCAAATGTTGATTACTTCATTAGATTTCTCTTCTTTTACAGGACGTATAGCTATTGGCCGTTTACAAAGAGGTATTTTAAAAGAAAACCAACAAGTTTCTTTAGTGAAAAGAGATGGTTCTATTTTAAAATCTAAAATAAAAGAAATCCATACTTTTGATGGGTTAGGACGTAAAAAAGTAGGGCAAGTTGAGGCTGGTGATATATGTGCTATTGTTGGATTAGAAGGTTTTGAAATAGGAGATACTATTGCTGATGCTGAAAATCCAGAAGGTTTAGAAACGATTGCAATTGATGAGCCTACAATGAGTATGTTATTTACAATTAATGACTCACCTTTCTTTGGTAAAGAAGGTAAATTTGTAACCTCACGTCATATAAAAGAACGTTTAGAAAAAGAATTAGAGAAAAACTTAGCTTTACGTGTTGAAGAAACGAATTCAGCAGATAAATTCTTAGTGTATGGACGAGGAATACTTCATTTATCAGTATTAATTGAAACCATGCGCCGTGAAGGTTATGAATTGCAAATTGGTCAGCCACAAGTAATTATTAAAGAAATTGATGGTCAGAAATGTGAACCTTTTGAAGAGTTAACGATTGATTTACCAGAATCTGTTTCAGGTAAAGCAGTAGAAATGGTTTCTTTGCGAAAAGGAGAAATGTTAAGTATGGAAGCCAAAGGTGAGCGTATGGTGTGTGAATTTATCATTCCTTCAAGAGGAATTATAGGTTTACGTAATCAATTATTAACAGCAACAGCTGGAGAAGCTATTATGGCGCATCGTTTTAAAGAATATCAACCAATTAAAGGAGGAATTCCAGAACGTTTAAATGGTTCTTTAATTTCAATGGAAAAAGGTACAGCGATACCGTATTCATTAGATAAATTACAAGATCGAGGAAAATTCTTTGTGGAACCAGGTGAAGATATTTATGAAGGACAGGTAATAGGAGAAAATGCACGTAGAGAAGATATGGTAGTGAATATTACAAAAACTAAGAAATTATCTAATGTGCGTTCTGCTGGAGCTGATGATAAGGTTAAAATTGCACCTGCCATTAAATTCTCATTAGAAGAAGCGTTAGAGTTTATCCAGAAAGATGAATATGTAGAAGTAACTCCAGGGAATATTCGTTTACGTAAGATTTTACTTACAGAAAATGAACGTAAAAGAGCAGGGAACAAAACATAA